The proteins below are encoded in one region of Thermodesulfovibrionales bacterium:
- the panD gene encoding aspartate 1-decarboxylase produces MLRCVLRAKLHMATVTDSNLAYEGSITIDSDLLQESGILPFEQVMVSNLNNGERFETYVMPGKAKSGEICLNGPTARKGVVGDKVIIFCYSYFASEDLTDFRPTIIRLDQNNRVVR; encoded by the coding sequence ATGCTACGCTGCGTCCTGAGAGCAAAACTCCATATGGCAACGGTTACCGACTCGAATCTCGCGTATGAAGGCAGCATAACCATAGACTCTGACCTCCTGCAGGAGAGTGGCATCCTCCCCTTCGAACAGGTGATGGTGAGCAATCTGAACAACGGCGAGCGATTCGAAACCTACGTCATGCCCGGGAAGGCGAAGAGCGGAGAAATCTGTCTGAACGGGCCGACGGCGAGGAAAGGCGTAGTCGGCGACAAGGTGATTATATTCTGTTACAGCTACTTCGCGTCCGAGGACCTTACCGATTTCAGACCGACGATCATTCGTCTCGACCAGAACAACAGGGTTGTTCGATAA
- the gatC gene encoding Asp-tRNA(Asn)/Glu-tRNA(Gln) amidotransferase subunit GatC produces the protein MLISKRYRGIELKIPVEHIAHLARLSLSESEKELFSGQLGGILEYVRKLNELDTSGVDPTSHVLEMNNVMREDALRSSLPLRAALANAPDRSGNFFRVPKIIE, from the coding sequence TTGCTAATCTCGAAAAGATATAGAGGAATCGAACTGAAAATACCGGTAGAACATATCGCGCATCTTGCGCGGCTTTCACTCTCGGAAAGCGAGAAAGAACTGTTTTCGGGCCAGCTCGGCGGCATTCTCGAGTATGTGAGGAAACTCAATGAACTCGATACTTCCGGGGTTGACCCGACCTCCCACGTCCTTGAGATGAACAACGTGATGAGGGAGGACGCTCTGAGAAGTTCCCTTCCCCTTCGCGCCGCCCTTGCGAATGCACCGGACAGGTCAGGCAATTTCTTCAGGGTCCCCAAGATCATCGAATAG